One Mus pahari chromosome 10, PAHARI_EIJ_v1.1, whole genome shotgun sequence genomic window, GCCCTCCCAGGGCTTTCTCGGGAGGATCTGGTCACTGTGCCCGTGCAGAAGGATGCATACCTGGCCAGCATCCCTAGGCAGCAAATGGGTAccaggctcacaactgtcagtacTGTGGTGGGCAGTCTTAGATGTGAGCCTTGTCAAGTCCCCGACTTACACCTTCTGCTCTGcacacagccttccttcctttcttctgtggtGGAGGGAGAAGGTGAGTTATCTCTTTACTTCCAGGGACCACTGCCCTCATTGTTGCTAAATCGAGTAAGGTTCTGAAGCCTCCCGGGCAGGCTGTCAGTGTGACCAGGCTCCCACTCCTTAGCTTCCCACTTGGTTTCTAGGACCGCGCAGCTCTGGCCGGTCCTCCCTGCTGGCCTCCCGCCTCAGGACCCTGAGTGCTCTGACCCTGTTGAGGCTTCTCAGGTGTCATGTTCTGCACACCACCCTCACATGCTCCTGCCatcaccagcccagcccagcccattcTCAGCTCCAGTGTTTCCTGGGTGGCCTGTGGACCACCCACCCCATCGTGTATAACATCAGAGTAGTCTCCCTACTCCCCTGCCACACCAAATTGCCACTCTGCCCATTTTACTGAAAAACCTTAGGAGCCATCAGCCTCGTTTGATGATACTGTCAAATGCAGGGGggtgagggaaggaggaaggagggaaagcaggaaagcttgttttgaggaggcagaaggagaaagtgggagagaatTCTAGGCCAGTGGTGCTGGGGAAGATGGTAGAAAACAATGTTCTGGGCTAGCAGGAagttggggtggaggtggggtcagATAGAATAGGAGTCAGGTCATAAAGGGCAGGTCTCAGGTCAGGCCTAGGTGAGCATCAGGGCCCAGCCTGTGGTATACACAACAGGGATCCGTGTAGCAAAGGCTATGTGGTCTGTTACACCACAACCAGACTGAAGCTGCTTGTGACTTCTTCAAGAATTTCCCGTATTTTATTCTTGGGTAAGTCTTCAGGATTTACCTAAAAATCTTTCTCAaacgccccacccccacccatctctTTCCTAGGCGACTCCAGCAGCCTTCTAAGTCCTGCCCGGTGTTTCTCCATCTGTTTGTTGAGAGGCACTGCTCTAAAACACAACTCCAAATGTGCAGGCTGCCTCTGTCACAATGGCTGGCCAGGAGGCTACTGCCCTGCCAGGCCTGTCTACTGGAGCTGCCgttaaacaaactaacaaacaaacaaacaaacaaaacaaactcagccGGGAAAAGTGGCACATgctttgagtcccagcactcaggcagaggcagaggcagaatcttCAAGAGTtagaggcgagcctggtctacaaaagtgagttccaggcaggacatccaggactccacacagagaaaccctgtgtttcAAAACACCAGAACcaaaaccatcaccaccaccatcaccaccaccaccatcaccaccaccaccaacaccaacaataacaacagctaCCTCCACCACCGAACCTCAAGGTCTCAGCTGAGGCCATATCTATCTACAGACTCAGCTTGCAGAGTCATGTGTTCTCACCTGCACTTCCTGTATTCTGCCCCACTGCAACCCTGTCTGCTACTGGGTCTATTTCTCCGGGCAGGAGTTGGTGACTCCAGTATGCTTAGAGGAAACTcgttcaacccccccccccaaccccagtcaTTAGCCTGTATGTGGCTATAGACAGCCCTGTTCCCACTCATCTTTATAATTTTGGGCACGGTGAGGACCAAACATGGATGGaagcctccttccttctctccctacctccatCACCCTGCAGAGCTGGGAGTCAGGGCCATTATTTTGGGCACAGTGTGCTTACATTAAATTGAGCCCAAGTTAGCTAAGAAGGCCCCAGGGTTGGAGTGTGCCTCTGGCTACCAGCCTGGGGTGCCTGGAGGTGactcctgtctgtctcccctaTCTCAGTATAAACAGGTGGAGCAGTATATGTCCTTCCACAAGCTCCCACCTGACACCCGGCAGCGCATCCATGACTACTATGAACACCGCTACCAGGGCAAGATGTTTGACGAGGAAAGCATCCTGGGTGAGCTGAGTGAGCCACTTCGAGAGGTGAGCTGCTGGCAGCCTGGGTGGGCGGTGGCAGTGCCAGGCCTCGCTGGCACACAGTTCCCTgaccctcttctttctttgtgtcccaaCCCGTGCTGTCCGTGGAGCAGGAGATCATCAACTTTAACTGCCGAAAGCTGGTGGCATCCATGCCACTGTTTGCCAACGCAGATCCCAACTTTGTGACGTCCATGCTGACCAAGTTGCGTTTCGAGGTCTTCCAGCCTGGGGATTACATCATCCGCGAAGGCACCATCGGCAAGAAGATGTACTTTATCCAGCACGGCGTGGTCAGTGTGCTCACGAAGGGCAACAAGGAGACCAAGCTGGCTGATGGCTCCTATTTTGGAGGTGAGACAGCCAGGAGGCCCCAGGAGAACATGGGTAATTGGGAGCTAAGCTAGACACCCTAAGATCAGAAGCATGGAGGGACCTTTCATAGCCACAGCCTGGAAGTGGGCATCTGTGAGCCCAGTATAGGGGTGTCTGTCTGTGCAGTCTGCTTTAATAGAGTACTTAAGACTGGTGGCTTATAAACCATAGAAATTGGATTCTcagctctggaggctgggagTCACAGACCAGGGTGCAAGTGTGGTGGGTTCCCTTGAGGGTTCTCTTAGTGGTAAGACtattgtgggtttttgttgttgttgttgttgttgtctcagATGGCAGGAAGAACACTTGtattgtttcctttgcttcttctattatgtttgtgtgcatgcctgaGCCTGCATATACCCAGCCATACCTACCTATTCTCACACACCACCATACCCATGTAGAGGTTAGGGTACAACTTGGGCAGTCAagtctctcctaccatgtgggtcctgggtacCCAACTTACGTTATCAGACTTGGCCTGAAAGTGCCTTagtgctgagccatctgaccTGCCCCTTCTCTAGTCTCTTCCATAAAGGTATGAATCACCCCCCCTCCCAAAGCACCACCTCTAAGTACCAGATCACCCTGAGAACCAGGAATTCAGCCTAGGAATATGGGGTGGGCACAGACATTTTGTCCATTGGAGGGGGGTTGGCCCCAGAGATAGAAACAACTTGACACCCAGTTGATGGGTGTCAAGCTGCTGGTACCCAGTATGACTACAACCCAGCAGGCAGCCTAGTGAGTTCATTGTACCAGCCACCAGTGGAGACCAAGGTCAGGATCACGCAGCTCTGGGTGGCCTGGAAGTTTTGTGCTGGATTGACCCTGAGCCCGGctgtactcacagagatctgcttgctgaCCCGGGGCCGGCGCACAGCCAGCGTGAGAGCGGATACTTACTGCCGCCTCTACTCACTGAGTGTGGACAACTTCAATGAGGTGCTGGAGGAGTATCCCATGATGCGGAGGGCCTTTGAGACGGTTGCGTTGGACCGCCTGGACCGCATAGGTGAGGGGCAGGATGTgcaggcggggtggggggtggggtggggagcaagcATGCAAACTCCAAGTCTCCAAGTCTCCTTTCCTGGGCGTGGCCTGAGTGTCAGCTCTTGTTCTATGGCTCAGGCAAGAAGAACTCCATCCTCCTCCACAAGGTGCAGCACGACCTCAACTCAGGCGTCTTCAACTACCAGGAGAACGAGATCATCCAGCAGATCGTGCGGCATGACCGTGAGATGGCCCACTGTGCTCACCGAGTCCAGGCTGCCGCCTCAGCCACCCCAACCCCCACGCCTGTTATATGGACCCCACTGATCCAGGCGCCACTgcaggctgctgctgctactacttcGGTGGCCATAGCCCTCACACACCACCCCCGCCTGCCCGCCGCCATCTTCCGGCCCCCTCCCGGACCTGGGCTGGGCAATCTTGGGGCTGGACAGACACCGAGGCACCCAAGGAGGCTGCAGTCCTTGATCCCTTCAGCTCTGGGCTCTGCTTCACCAGCCAGCAGCCCCTCACAGGTGGACACACCGTCTTCATCCTCCTTCCACATCCAACAGCTGGCTGGATTCTCTGCACCTCCTGGATTgagccctctcctgccctcctctaGCTCTTCCCCACCTCCAGGAGCCTGCGGTTCCCCATCAGCCCCCACACCCTCCACCTCCACTGCCGCTGCCACCACTGGGTTCGGCCACTTTCACAAGGCGCTGGGTGGCTCCCTGTCATCCTCTGACTCCCCGCTGCTCACCCCACTGCAACCAGGCGCTCGCTCTCCACAGGCTGCCCAGCCGCCACCCCCACTGCCTGGGGCCCGAGGAGGCTTGGGACTCCTGGAGCACTTCTTGCCGCCCCCACCCTCCTCCAGGTCACCATCATCCAGCCCTGGGCAGCTGGGCCAGCCTCCTGGAGAGTTGTCCCTAGGTCTGGCAGCCCGTCCACCAAGTACACCAGAGACACCCCCACGGCCTGAACGGCCATCCTTCATGGCAGGGGCCTCTGGAGGGGCTTCTCCTGTAGCCTTTACCCCCCGAGGAGGCCTCAGCCCTCCGGGCCACAGCCCGGGGCCCCCAAGAACTTTCCCGAGTGCCCCACCCCGGGCCTCTGGCTCCCATGGCTCCCTGCTCCTGCCACCTGCATCCAGCCCTCCGCCTCCCCAGGTTCCACAGCGCAGGGGCACACCACCCCTCACCCCCGGCCGCCTCACACAGGACCTGAAGCTCATCTCAGCCTCTCAGCCAGCCCTCCCCCAGGATGGAGCACAGACTCTCCGCAGGGCCTCGCCTCACTCCTCAGGGGAGTCGGTGGCTGCCTTCTCACTCTACCCCAGAGCTGGGGGTGGCAGTGGGAGTAGTGGGGGCCTTGGGCCTCCTGGAAGGCCATATGGTGCCATCCCAGGCCAGCATGTCACTTTGCCTCGGAAGACATCCTCAGGTTCTTTGCCACCCCCACTTTCTTTGTTTGGGGCAAGAGCCGCCTCTTCTGGAGGGCCCCCTCTGACTGCTGCACCCCAGAGGGAACCTGGCACTAGGTCTGAGCCAGTACGCTCCAAACTGCCATCTAATttatgagctgggccctccctccctccctctttttcttgctcctttcttccttcaggttTAACTGTGATTAGGAGATAtaccaacaacaataataaccataaaaaaaaaacataccccagaaaaacaaaaagacagcagaaaataacCAGGTATTCTTAGAGCTATAGATTTTTGGTCACTTGCTTTTATAGACTATTTTAATACTCAGCactagagggagagagggagggagggagggaggggagagcagacAAGGCCCAAAGGCAACAGccaaaggaaggcaggcagggtctctggggacagggcaggggtggggtgacctgagtttgggtcctagCACAGACCTGTCATTGTATTGTCCTGTAGAGCAAGAGCTACCTACCATCAATCAGTTCCTTGGCTGTGAACTTGGAGCCCACTCTGCTGGGGGCTGCCCTGGAGTGTGTTCCCAGGAGCCTCCTGCGCCTGAGTCCCTTGGGGCACAAAGGGCCCTTGAgggccttgctttttttttttttttttttaactgtaaacGTAGCAagatatgtatatgaatatgtatatgtatgtaagatGTGTCTATGTATAGCTATGTAGTGCTCTGTAGAGCCGTGTAGATATCAgcttacatgtgtgcacatgtgtgcgcagTCTAGTTTAATCCCATGTTGCCAGGACACCCAGGTCACCTTACATCCAGCAATCTGCTGTGGCCCGCAGGCTGGGCACTGCAGGCTCTGGGGGAAGTTCTCTCTCCCAGCTCTCAGGGAAGGGGACCCCTGGAACCTTGCAGCAGaccctctttccccatctctggGCTGCAACCCAGTTCTAGCCCAACCTCTAGTCCCATGGAAGGGGAAGACTCCAGGCAGAGCCTTTCACCTCCCAGGGCTTCAAGCACACCTGTCGCCTCTGTGGCCCGAAGTTTCTCCAGCTGTAcaatgggaaggaaggggaatGCCTATTTATTGAGTCTGTTCTGTGCCAAGCACTGGTTATACATAACCACAGACTGGGAGGTGGAGATTATCGTTTCTCCCATTTCacaggtgaggaaactgaggGCTGATTAGAATCACATAACCAGGAGTGGCAGAGCTGGTCTGGTCTGAGCTGCAGATCAACCTCCCTAAGGCTAAAAGCCTGTATTCCTCCCATCAGAAAACAGTGTTTGGTAGAGCCCTAGCTTTTGGTCCCTAGGCAAAGtgcaggaggaagagatgggagcTTGGTGACAGTCGGGCTTCagttcaaatctcagctctgccacttcttagctgtgtggccttgggcaagttaTCTGACCTTTCTGTTCCCTCATTAGTAAAATAAGAACTATGGAACTGCCTCACAATGACCAGTGAGAACCAGATAAGAAAAAGATGTGAAACGTCCagcccagtgcctggcacacagcatagtaggtgctcaataaatcaTGTTTCTTCGCCCCCCTTCTCATAAACTTAGCCCATTGCTCCAGTGAGAGCCCAGGGGACTTTAGCTGAGGGCTCCAAGACTtaaaactctcaggactcaggaggtggctGGGCCTCCATCATGGCTGGAGGAAGGTGCGTGGCCAGTGGTGGGCTTGAGTCGGGCCTTGGGATATGGGAAGTGTGGGTAAAGAAAGGAATTAGAGAGGAGAGATTGCATAGGAGAGGTTACCGCAGTGATGTTGAGATGTGGGGCTGGGCCTCTGGGGGAGACAGAGGATGGGGACCAGAGGAGGACCTCGGATGAGAGGCTAAGCTGATCTGTGGCTTTGACCCTGAACTAGAAGCAGATGTCAGGACCCTGGTGGAGGCACAGCCAGCGGCTTCCCTATCCATGGGTCGGAGCAGGTAGGACTCTGATGCCCGTGCAGGAAGGGGGGCTGGTTCTACCATGCCTGTCGTCCCCATGCACCAGCCGGAAGGGTGGCATGAGCAGGTTTGGCCCTGGGGTGCCACAGGGAATCCTTTGTGGATGGCTTGCAGGGAGAGAAAGGGTGAAGGCCCTGGTGCCCTAGAAAATCTGCAGGAGCCCTAGATTATACAGGGGTGGGAGAAGGCTCCCAGACTCAGTCTTCATTCAGGCCTGTGTTCTGTCCCCAAGGAAGGGAGCTTAGGGAGCCAGCTGGACTCCACCGAACCTGTAGCCCATCCTAGAGATATAGGAGAGGAGCTGGGGGTCTGGGTATAAAGAGTGAGGAGTCCCTTGTCACCAGGCCTGGCCTAGCCACCCTTCTCTATGATACATGCATTTTATAAACACGGACACACTGGCAAACTCCTTGGTGACTATGGAGAGGCCAGGTCCAGTCCACAGGACCTTCCACCCCACAACCTCTACAAGCAATTTTCAAATCTTccacttttaaaacagaaaaacgGTCAAACACGCCgtcttgtatattttatttaaataaaaaaaattacagcaaatGCTGCCTTATTTGGGGGTCAGAGATGGAGTGGTGAGGTTCACAGGGAAACCTGGAGCCTCCAGTGAggatgtgggggtgggagtgggacaCTGCCACTTGAGCAGCTGTGAACACATGTGCATGAGCCTTACCCTCCCCCCAGAAGCATGGAGTTGAGTTATATGCAGACCTGTGCATGGGAGCATCCAACCTGCGGGGGTGAGATGGTGTATCCCCAGTGTCGTGTGAAGGTGGAAGGACCCTGATGCaggccctcctccctgcctctgtcacaGCTCCATAGTcctcggaggaggaggaggaggaggaggaggccgcCAGTACATGACACATGAGCTCCAACCAGCTAGATGCTGAGCAGGCGACACACCCTCTTGCTGTAGACAGGCCCTCGGGAGAGGACGATTATCTGGGGGCAGGAGGTGAGCAGTTGAGAGGAGAGCATCACAGGCACCAGTGGATGGAGGACAGATGTGGGGCTCTAGCAGTCCAAGGTCAGGCCTGGCACTAGGAGGTGGTGTGGCACTAACTTCTCCCTTACACTCTTACCTAACCTTTGGCTGTAGAGGGCTTTCACAGGCCCTTGGACCTTGCTAGTTAGGGCAGGTGTCTGGGGTTGGAACAGCAGTCTTCAGCTTCCTGGCTGGTGGGGGAATACCATCCTGCCTGTGTAAAGAGGGGGATTGCCTCTGGAAAGAGTGGGGAACCTGGCCAGTTGTTCCCCATCACTGCTTGCCTAGGCTGTTTCCGTGGTGACAGGCCTAGGAGTCCTGTTGCTAAGCAGACAGCTTGGCATGCCCAGCGTCCCCATGACAACTGCCCCCTGTGGCCAGGTGGCAGAGCTTCCTTGGGGACCCCACTGACATGACATAGACGGGGCTAAACTCAGCtgctgtggggtggggggcagcctAGGCTGGACCACAGTGGCTTCTGGTGGAGGGGGCCTCTGGGCCCCGGGGGAAGCCTTTGTAGGTGGGTTAGGGTGAGGTGGAATTAGAGGCAGGTCTCAAACTGACGTGAGTGGCTACACCAGCTGTTTTGTTCCTAGACCTCACAGGGGCAGGTAGTAAGTGCCTACTGTAAGCTAGGCCCTGGGTGCTTTCCACCAACTCTAAAGTCAAAAGCCTCAATGACAGTGAGTCACAGGAAAGGTGCGAGGGTCAGAGCTGGTGCTCACTGGATGCTCATCAGCCAGAGTGGAGGGAGCTGGATCATACtcagcaggagacagaggcctTGCCCCTGTGTGCAGGGCAAACAGAGGCAGGGTGGAACAATGATAACATTGAGTGATGGTCTgcatagaactgaagacccacaGTGAAAATGGCGGTTGGTTTATTTTCCTTACCATTGACTAACAATTTTAAAGAGTCAGTGGTGAAATATTCCCCACTCCCCAAATCTGAAAACATCACCTCCCCGTCAAGCTTCAGCCCCATGGGACAGCTCTTGTTCTTCTGGCAATCAGAAAGGTGAGACGGCCTCAGTGGCACTAGATGGGAaaattcaaatgtgtgtgtgtgtgtgtgtgtgtgtgtatgtgtctggggaGCAAACCTAGGGccaggcaagtgctgtaccatTCTGAGCTACATCCTCTGCATTGTTTCTTGAGACGGGTCTTGCTAAAttactcaggctggccttgagttcagtctgtagcccaggcaagcTTTGACATCCAGATCCTCTTGCATTAGCCTCCTCTTGAATAGTTGAGGTCATAGGTCTGCACCAGGCCATTCCAAAGAAAATTTGAAGGACTTAGAGAATGCTCCCTGGAGACTGTGTTCATCCTGAGAGCTATACATTGCTGTCTTCAGCAGAATGTCCTAAGGGCAGTCTCAACATTCTGGCCTCACTTCTTACCCTGGAAGTCACTTCCTCCCTAGCAATGTGGCTTCTAGTTCTCCTTCCCGGAAAAGGCTCTGAGCCAGTCCTCTAGGTCCACACTGGAGAAACCAGGACTGATGTCCATGCCTGGTCTTGTTCTC contains:
- the Hcn4 gene encoding potassium/sodium hyperpolarization-activated cyclic nucleotide-gated channel 4, with the translated sequence MDKLPPSMRKRLYSLPQQVGAKAWIMDEEEDGEEEGAGGRQDPSRRSIRLRPLPSPSPSVAAGCSESRGAALGATESEGPGRSAGKSSTNGDCRRFRGSLASLGSRGGGSGGVGGGSSLGHLHDSAEERRLIAAEGDASPGEDRTPPGLATEPERPGTAAQPAASPPPQQPPQPASASCEQPSADTAIKVEGGAAASDQILPEAEVRLGQSGFMQRQFGAMLQPGVNKFSLRMFGSQKAVEREQERVKSAGFWIIHPYSDFRFYWDLTMLLLMVGNLIIIPVGITFFKDENTTPWIVFNVVSDTFFLIDLVLNFRTGIVVEDNTEIILDPQRIKMKYLKSWFVVDFISSIPVDYIFLIVETRIDSEVYKTARALRIVRFTKILSLLRLLRLSRLIRYIHQWEEIFHMTYDLASAVVRIVNLIGMMLLLCHWDGCLQFLVPMLQDFPHDCWVSINGMVNNSWGKQYSYALFKAMSHMLCIGYGRQAPVGMSDVWLTMLSMIVGATCYAMFIGHATALIQSLDSSRRQYQEKYKQVEQYMSFHKLPPDTRQRIHDYYEHRYQGKMFDEESILGELSEPLREEIINFNCRKLVASMPLFANADPNFVTSMLTKLRFEVFQPGDYIIREGTIGKKMYFIQHGVVSVLTKGNKETKLADGSYFGEICLLTRGRRTASVRADTYCRLYSLSVDNFNEVLEEYPMMRRAFETVALDRLDRIGKKNSILLHKVQHDLNSGVFNYQENEIIQQIVRHDREMAHCAHRVQAAASATPTPTPVIWTPLIQAPLQAAAATTSVAIALTHHPRLPAAIFRPPPGPGLGNLGAGQTPRHPRRLQSLIPSALGSASPASSPSQVDTPSSSSFHIQQLAGFSAPPGLSPLLPSSSSSPPPGACGSPSAPTPSTSTAAATTGFGHFHKALGGSLSSSDSPLLTPLQPGARSPQAAQPPPPLPGARGGLGLLEHFLPPPPSSRSPSSSPGQLGQPPGELSLGLAARPPSTPETPPRPERPSFMAGASGGASPVAFTPRGGLSPPGHSPGPPRTFPSAPPRASGSHGSLLLPPASSPPPPQVPQRRGTPPLTPGRLTQDLKLISASQPALPQDGAQTLRRASPHSSGESVAAFSLYPRAGGGSGSSGGLGPPGRPYGAIPGQHVTLPRKTSSGSLPPPLSLFGARAASSGGPPLTAAPQREPGTRSEPVRSKLPSNL